One segment of Thermosynechococcus sp. HN-54 DNA contains the following:
- a CDS encoding Uma2 family endonuclease has translation MIALNLRPTIELTDEAFEQLCRSNPDLRLERSAQGELIAMAPAGSESSRQNLSLSAQLWYWNQQMKLGVTFDSSAGFTLANGAIRSPDAAWIEKSRWQRLTPEQRRRFAPICPDFVLELKSPTDDLASLQAKMQEYVDNGAQLGWLIDSETHQVYCYQLGQAMQLLEHPSHLSGEPVLPNFVMDLTLIWD, from the coding sequence ATGATTGCCCTGAACCTCCGCCCCACAATTGAACTGACGGACGAGGCCTTCGAGCAACTTTGCCGGAGCAATCCCGACCTGCGGCTGGAACGTAGTGCTCAGGGAGAATTAATTGCCATGGCGCCTGCTGGCAGTGAAAGTAGCCGTCAAAACCTAAGCCTCAGTGCCCAGTTATGGTACTGGAATCAACAAATGAAACTCGGTGTAACCTTCGATTCCTCCGCGGGCTTTACCTTAGCCAATGGAGCCATTCGCTCCCCTGATGCTGCTTGGATTGAAAAAAGCCGCTGGCAACGTCTCACCCCTGAGCAACGCCGCCGATTTGCTCCCATCTGTCCCGATTTTGTGTTGGAACTCAAGTCTCCCACAGATGACCTTGCCTCTCTCCAAGCTAAGATGCAGGAGTATGTGGACAATGGTGCCCAATTGGGGTGGTTAATTGATTCGGAAACGCACCAAGTTTACTGTTATCAACTCGGCCAAGCTATGCAGCTTTTGGAGCATCCCTCTCACCTCTCAGGCGAACCGGTATTGCCCAACTTCGTGATGGATTTAACGTTGATCTGGGATTAG
- a CDS encoding urease accessory protein UreD, with translation MEQTIHCHVADDTVLEWLPQETIVFEGAQ, from the coding sequence GTGGAGCAAACGATCCACTGCCATGTTGCCGATGACACTGTTTTAGAATGGCTACCCCAAGAAACAATTGTCTTTGAGGGTGCTCAATGA
- a CDS encoding urease accessory protein UreD, with translation MAGWLGELELAYAWQQGQTIPVRAYASAPLKLQRSFYPEGRPICHSVILHTAGGYVGGDRLHQKIRLDPQCRALLTTAAAAKIYGRAQTVVEQTIHCHIANEAVLEWLPQETIVFDGAQFCQRLRIDLDPSAQVCLWEMTRFGRTARGEAFSRGYWRSHTEVWQAGVPLWLDRQRIEGTTVRLTAMNALQGCPLMGTLAWVGREVSGEQIQRLRDLATGIQGEMGVSALIRGVVCRYRGHSMGELRHWFVAAWQMLRQAQDASSSPCYPRVWPR, from the coding sequence GTGGCCGGCTGGTTGGGAGAACTGGAGTTGGCCTATGCTTGGCAGCAGGGACAGACGATTCCAGTGCGGGCCTATGCCTCGGCACCCCTAAAGCTGCAACGGTCGTTTTATCCCGAGGGAAGGCCGATTTGCCACAGTGTAATCCTGCATACGGCGGGGGGCTATGTGGGGGGCGATCGCCTGCATCAAAAGATTCGCCTTGATCCCCAGTGTCGTGCCCTATTGACAACGGCTGCTGCTGCTAAAATCTACGGCCGTGCTCAAACCGTTGTCGAACAAACCATCCACTGCCACATTGCTAATGAGGCTGTTTTAGAATGGCTGCCCCAAGAAACAATTGTCTTTGACGGTGCCCAATTTTGCCAACGCCTACGCATTGACCTTGACCCCAGTGCACAGGTTTGCCTGTGGGAGATGACCCGCTTTGGCCGCACGGCTCGCGGTGAAGCCTTTAGTCGTGGCTATTGGCGTTCCCATACGGAGGTGTGGCAAGCAGGTGTGCCCCTGTGGCTCGATCGCCAGCGGATTGAGGGCACAACAGTGCGGCTAACAGCGATGAATGCATTGCAGGGGTGTCCCCTCATGGGGACATTGGCTTGGGTAGGTAGGGAAGTGAGCGGCGAACAGATACAACGGCTGCGGGATTTAGCAACGGGGATTCAGGGGGAGATGGGGGTCAGTGCCCTGATTCGTGGGGTAGTTTGTCGCTATCGCGGTCACTCAATGGGGGAATTACGGCACTGGTTTGTGGCGGCTTGGCAAATGTTACGACAGGCACAAGATGCCAGTTCCTCGCCTTGTTATCCACGAGTTTGGCCACGGTAA
- a CDS encoding cation:proton antiporter translates to MTEDFRLVIDLSVVLGAAAVGGALAALLRQPILLGYLLAGMLVGPTGLGLLKEVPQVEGLAQLGVAFLLFALGVSFSLGEIRKVQGVSLGGSALQILLTIAVTTLISVGVGWVSSPSQGIFLGAVLSLSSTAVVLRSLMDRNELESIQGQIMLGILVVQDLAVGLMIAVLPALNKPLEELWLALGEALLTIGLIAAGAIAAGIWLLPPLLRLLAKTESRELFLLGVVALCLGIALLTQYLGLSIEIGAFIAGLMISEVEYADQTLDYVESIRDIFTTLFFASIGMLIDPVFLWQHLDLIIELVSLVILGKFLITTPIVKLFGYSWKTSLLAGMGLAQIGEFSFVLLTAGRGLGLVSQQVYLLTLGTTAVTLLVTPFLLKLVPLLLELPLLRQILKEDEILDIDLTGLPQRNHVIVCGYGRVGKSVVKLLQKQNYPVLVIEQSETVINEVRDAQLPYIYGNAASATILAKAGVDQALGMAIALSDSMSTRLCLKRALEFAPELDVIVRANSDRDIELLYQLGAREVVQPEFEASLELAAHLFFTLGMGERHIQQEVQQVRDSHYANLRGDHPPERTGRLLRQAAQDMNSRWFTLPEDSPVAGMSLADIQLRQLTGVTLLAIVRADGTEVDYPSGQTCLQVGDRLLIVGQPAEFEAFEALINGRVSVPQGETSFLWVMLPEETGEQTRTIADLHLPETVTIRALRREGTLLSEPSADCSLMAGDRLLLTGPMDALQRIGDQLQARSTPLPP, encoded by the coding sequence ATGACCGAAGATTTTCGCCTTGTCATTGACCTCAGTGTGGTGCTGGGGGCAGCGGCGGTGGGGGGTGCGTTAGCGGCTTTGCTGCGACAACCGATCCTACTGGGCTACCTGTTGGCCGGTATGTTGGTGGGGCCAACGGGCTTGGGACTCCTCAAGGAAGTACCCCAAGTGGAAGGTTTGGCACAACTGGGGGTGGCCTTTTTGCTCTTTGCCCTAGGGGTGAGCTTCTCCCTCGGTGAAATTCGGAAAGTCCAAGGGGTTAGCTTAGGGGGCAGTGCCCTGCAAATTCTCCTGACCATTGCAGTTACAACGCTCATTTCCGTGGGTGTTGGCTGGGTGAGTTCGCCAAGCCAAGGAATTTTCTTGGGTGCTGTGTTGTCCCTCTCCTCAACAGCGGTCGTTCTGCGCAGCCTGATGGATCGCAATGAGTTGGAGTCGATCCAAGGGCAAATTATGCTGGGCATCTTGGTCGTGCAGGATCTGGCGGTGGGCTTGATGATTGCCGTGCTGCCCGCCCTGAATAAACCCCTAGAGGAATTATGGCTGGCTCTTGGAGAAGCGCTGCTCACGATTGGCTTGATTGCCGCTGGAGCGATCGCTGCTGGCATTTGGTTGCTGCCCCCGCTGCTGCGACTGCTGGCAAAAACTGAAAGTCGTGAACTTTTCCTTTTGGGCGTCGTTGCCCTCTGTTTGGGGATTGCCCTCCTGACGCAGTATTTAGGTCTGTCGATTGAGATTGGTGCTTTTATTGCGGGTCTGATGATCTCCGAGGTGGAGTATGCCGATCAGACTCTCGACTATGTGGAATCAATCCGCGACATCTTTACGACCCTCTTTTTTGCCTCCATTGGCATGCTCATCGATCCAGTGTTTCTCTGGCAGCACTTGGATTTGATCATTGAACTGGTGAGCTTGGTAATTCTGGGCAAATTCTTGATCACCACCCCCATTGTCAAACTCTTTGGCTACTCGTGGAAAACCTCCCTCCTCGCAGGGATGGGCCTTGCCCAGATTGGGGAATTTTCCTTTGTGCTGCTGACGGCAGGACGGGGCTTGGGTTTGGTCTCCCAACAGGTTTACTTATTGACCCTCGGCACCACAGCAGTGACGTTGCTAGTGACACCCTTTTTGTTGAAGCTAGTGCCATTGCTGCTGGAATTGCCCTTGCTGCGTCAAATCCTCAAGGAGGATGAGATTCTCGACATAGATTTAACGGGGCTGCCTCAGCGAAACCATGTGATTGTCTGTGGCTACGGTCGCGTCGGCAAGAGTGTGGTGAAACTCCTCCAAAAGCAGAATTATCCTGTCTTGGTGATTGAGCAAAGTGAAACGGTGATTAACGAAGTGCGCGATGCCCAACTGCCTTACATTTACGGGAATGCCGCCAGTGCCACAATCCTTGCCAAAGCAGGGGTCGATCAAGCCCTCGGCATGGCGATCGCCCTCTCGGATAGTATGAGTACCCGCCTCTGTCTCAAGCGTGCTCTAGAGTTTGCCCCGGAATTGGATGTCATTGTCCGCGCCAATAGCGATCGCGACATTGAGTTACTTTATCAACTGGGAGCACGGGAGGTCGTGCAGCCGGAGTTTGAGGCCAGCTTGGAGTTGGCGGCCCATCTATTCTTTACCCTCGGCATGGGTGAGCGCCACATTCAGCAAGAGGTGCAACAGGTGCGGGACAGTCACTATGCCAATTTGCGCGGCGATCATCCCCCTGAAAGAACAGGCCGTCTTTTGCGCCAAGCAGCCCAAGACATGAACAGCCGCTGGTTTACCCTTCCTGAGGATTCGCCAGTCGCGGGGATGAGCCTTGCGGACATTCAACTGCGGCAGTTGACGGGGGTGACGTTGCTGGCCATTGTGCGTGCTGATGGCACTGAAGTGGACTATCCCAGTGGTCAAACCTGCCTCCAAGTTGGCGATCGCCTGCTCATTGTCGGCCAACCAGCGGAGTTTGAGGCCTTTGAAGCCCTAATCAATGGTCGTGTCAGTGTGCCCCAAGGGGAAACCTCCTTTCTCTGGGTGATGTTGCCAGAAGAGACGGGGGAGCAAACTCGAACCATTGCTGATCTACACCTGCCTGAGACAGTGACCATCCGTGCCCTGCGGCGAGAAGGAACACTGCTTTCCGAACCGAGTGCCGATTGTTCTTTGATGGCCGGCGATCGCCTCCTCCTCACCGGGCCTATGGATGCCCTACAGCGCATTGGCGATCAACTGCAAGCGAGATCCACTCCGCTGCCGCCGTGA
- the opcA gene encoding glucose-6-phosphate dehydrogenase assembly protein OpcA, with product MATESTPLVALQDPVDVSLDDIEQSLRQIWLSHGGDGTAPAAVRATTFTLVVYEADDTQQLLAALGYYTGPIDGILGPRMQSAIRAAEKNHNLPLTGRVTPQLRQALQAEYAQGTPRSDRYAVDMRGSGIADAIASQNPCRVIALCPTLGEDTGITAQVAAYCPINKKVRSSLVCCEYITLKGTHSAFQRVEPLLKSLIIRELPRFLWWKGDLFNNFDLFQTLAPQFNRVLVDSSDFLDPLRGLRAIAPLLEQNLPLADLNWRRLGAWQELAAEAFDPPERRLAIKEIDQVVIDYEKGNPAQALMYLGWLASRLQWQPRHITHESGDYDLCHVELVGADQRLIKAKLAGMPTGDPGQVLGDLIDLKLTSTNLEADCCTIICSETRGCMRMEAGGSAQLCRTYHVTPLSDQTAEILLSQELQRWGQDFLYNESFAVVAQMLALMP from the coding sequence ATGGCGACTGAATCAACTCCCCTCGTAGCGCTCCAAGATCCCGTGGATGTCTCCCTCGATGACATTGAACAGAGTCTGCGGCAAATTTGGCTGAGTCATGGGGGAGATGGTACGGCGCCCGCCGCGGTGCGGGCAACCACGTTTACCCTCGTCGTCTATGAGGCGGATGATACGCAGCAACTGCTGGCGGCTTTGGGCTACTACACAGGCCCCATTGATGGCATTCTTGGCCCGCGGATGCAGTCGGCGATTCGTGCTGCCGAAAAGAACCACAACTTGCCCTTGACGGGTCGAGTCACGCCCCAACTCCGACAGGCCTTGCAGGCAGAATATGCTCAGGGAACCCCTCGGAGCGATCGCTATGCGGTAGATATGCGCGGTAGTGGCATTGCTGACGCGATCGCCAGCCAAAATCCCTGTCGGGTGATTGCCCTGTGTCCTACCCTTGGCGAAGATACGGGAATTACGGCTCAGGTGGCGGCCTACTGCCCCATTAACAAAAAGGTGCGCAGTTCCCTCGTTTGCTGTGAGTACATTACCCTCAAGGGCACCCATAGTGCTTTTCAGCGGGTAGAACCCCTCTTAAAGTCCCTGATTATTCGCGAGCTACCCCGCTTTCTGTGGTGGAAAGGGGACTTGTTCAATAACTTTGATCTGTTTCAAACCCTTGCGCCCCAATTTAACCGCGTGCTTGTGGATTCCAGTGACTTTCTCGATCCGCTGCGGGGCTTGCGGGCGATCGCCCCCCTGCTGGAACAAAACCTCCCTCTCGCAGATTTGAACTGGCGCCGTCTGGGGGCATGGCAAGAACTGGCCGCCGAAGCCTTTGATCCCCCCGAACGCCGTTTGGCCATCAAGGAAATTGATCAAGTGGTCATTGACTACGAAAAGGGGAACCCCGCCCAAGCGCTGATGTACCTCGGCTGGTTGGCCTCCCGTCTCCAGTGGCAGCCCCGACACATTACCCATGAGAGCGGTGACTACGACCTGTGCCATGTCGAGCTTGTTGGCGCTGATCAGCGATTAATTAAGGCAAAACTGGCGGGTATGCCAACAGGCGATCCAGGACAGGTTCTCGGCGATCTCATTGATTTGAAGCTGACCTCCACCAACCTTGAGGCAGATTGCTGTACGATTATTTGCTCTGAAACCCGTGGCTGCATGCGCATGGAAGCCGGCGGCAGTGCTCAACTGTGTCGCACTTACCATGTGACGCCGCTCAGTGACCAAACCGCTGAGATACTTCTCAGTCAGGAGCTACAACGCTGGGGACAGGACTTTCTCTACAACGAGAGTTTTGCTGTTGTGGCTCAGATGCTGGCCTTGATGCCCTAG